One window from the genome of Anaerotruncus rubiinfantis encodes:
- a CDS encoding sodium ion-translocating decarboxylase subunit beta — MDLSMLFQGISTLFAVDPRMALARILLIALGVLLFYLGCKHTLEPLIMIPMGFGMVAINSAVLYLSTGVMGNIFVDPMVSDTNALMQILQVDFLQPIYTFTFSNGLIACIVFLGIGVLTDVGYLLAYPFTSMLIAFCAELGTILTFPLAISMGLAPGDAAAVALIGGADGPMVLFASLTMAKDLFVPITIVAYLYLSLTYGGYPFLIRLLVPKKLRGIKPPVDDRIASVTRREKLVFSIVACLVLSLLFPVAAPLFLSFFLGVAIREAGVEKYAEMLENTFLYASTFFLGLLLGVLCEATTILNPVILKLLVLGMFALLISGIGGIGGGYLAYFISGKKFNPVTGIAGVSCVPTTAKVAQKEVTLANRSAIILPYAIGANVSGVITTAILTGLYITFLLSK; from the coding sequence ATGGACCTTTCAATGTTGTTTCAGGGGATTTCAACCCTTTTCGCAGTGGATCCCCGGATGGCCCTCGCGCGCATCCTGCTGATCGCACTGGGCGTGCTGCTGTTCTATCTCGGCTGCAAACATACGCTGGAGCCGCTCATCATGATCCCGATGGGCTTTGGCATGGTGGCGATCAACAGCGCGGTGCTTTACCTGTCCACCGGCGTGATGGGAAATATTTTTGTCGATCCAATGGTGTCCGATACCAACGCGCTGATGCAGATTTTGCAGGTGGATTTCCTGCAGCCGATTTATACGTTTACCTTTAGCAACGGGCTGATCGCCTGTATTGTTTTCCTGGGGATCGGGGTGCTGACCGACGTGGGATACCTGTTGGCCTATCCCTTCACAAGCATGCTGATCGCCTTCTGTGCCGAGCTCGGCACCATCCTGACCTTTCCGCTGGCCATCTCGATGGGGCTCGCCCCCGGAGACGCGGCTGCGGTTGCGCTCATCGGTGGCGCGGACGGCCCGATGGTACTGTTCGCTTCGCTCACAATGGCAAAGGACCTGTTTGTCCCAATCACGATTGTGGCATACCTCTATCTGAGTCTGACCTACGGCGGCTATCCATTTTTGATCCGACTGCTGGTTCCCAAAAAGCTGCGCGGGATCAAGCCGCCTGTGGATGACCGGATCGCCAGCGTGACCCGGCGGGAAAAGCTGGTCTTTTCGATCGTCGCCTGTCTTGTGCTTTCACTGCTTTTCCCGGTTGCCGCGCCGCTGTTTTTAAGCTTTTTCCTTGGGGTGGCGATCCGCGAAGCGGGGGTGGAAAAATATGCTGAAATGCTGGAAAACACCTTCCTGTATGCCTCCACCTTTTTCCTGGGGCTTCTGCTGGGGGTGCTCTGCGAGGCGACAACCATCCTAAATCCCGTGATCCTCAAGCTGCTGGTACTCGGGATGTTTGCCCTGCTGATCTCCGGAATCGGCGGCATTGGCGGCGGATATCTGGCCTACTTCATCAGTGGGAAAAAGTTTAATCCTGTGACGGGTATAGCGGGGGTGTCCTGCGTGCCGACCACTGCCAAGGTCGCGCAGAAGGAGGTCACGCTGGCCAACCGGTCCGCAATCATCCTGCCCTACGCAATCGGTGCAAACGTTTCAGGGGTGATCACCACAGCGATCCTCACCGGCCTGTACATCACCTTCCTGCTCTCGAAATGA
- a CDS encoding carboxyltransferase domain-containing protein produces MGIKSEAVICVLNENTPDRKVVIRMSGNDYVLVEYGEMKLDVGYRVRLYWLEKIIRQMQVAGIRELSPGVRSMLIYYDSLTLPLNRLVEVIRMAEKSIAAYEDQPVPSRLVKLPIAFHDEKCLAYVRKYMESVRAEAPYLPDNMEFVARCNGLDGVEKVQEYFLATEHLVIGLGDVYLGAPCAVPLDPRYRMSAPKYNPARTMTPEGAVGIGGAFMCIYPMESPGGYQLIGRTVPFWDTWQLNDAFREAPWLLRPFDRVQFVAVSEEELDRMGAGVHNNTYQFEIADGEFEIGAYEEFCRQVEPQALAFRRRQAESIGLATQGY; encoded by the coding sequence TTGGGAATCAAATCAGAGGCGGTCATATGTGTCCTCAATGAAAACACCCCGGACCGGAAGGTTGTCATCCGGATGTCCGGAAACGACTATGTGCTGGTGGAATACGGCGAGATGAAACTGGATGTAGGCTACCGGGTGCGTCTCTACTGGCTGGAAAAAATCATCCGGCAGATGCAGGTCGCGGGAATCCGGGAGCTCTCGCCGGGTGTGCGGTCAATGCTCATCTATTACGACAGCCTCACGCTGCCTCTGAACCGGCTGGTGGAGGTCATCCGCATGGCGGAAAAGAGCATCGCGGCATATGAGGATCAGCCGGTTCCTTCCCGGCTGGTGAAATTGCCGATCGCGTTTCACGATGAAAAATGTCTGGCCTACGTCCGTAAATATATGGAGTCGGTACGCGCCGAAGCGCCGTACCTGCCCGACAATATGGAGTTTGTTGCGCGCTGCAACGGGCTCGATGGGGTTGAAAAGGTGCAGGAATACTTCCTCGCCACCGAGCATCTGGTGATCGGCCTGGGAGATGTCTATCTCGGCGCGCCCTGCGCGGTGCCGCTCGACCCGCGCTACCGGATGAGCGCGCCGAAATATAATCCCGCCCGGACGATGACGCCAGAAGGCGCGGTCGGCATCGGCGGCGCGTTCATGTGCATCTATCCGATGGAATCCCCGGGAGGTTACCAGCTCATCGGCCGCACCGTCCCGTTCTGGGACACCTGGCAATTAAACGACGCTTTCCGGGAGGCTCCGTGGCTGCTGCGGCCGTTCGACCGGGTTCAGTTTGTCGCTGTGAGCGAGGAGGAACTCGACCGTATGGGGGCGGGGGTGCATAACAACACCTATCAATTTGAGATTGCAGACGGGGAATTTGAGATTGGCGCCTATGAGGAATTCTGCCGGCAGGTGGAACCGCAGGCGCTGGCATTTAGACGCCGGCAGGCGGAATCAATCGGCCTTGCGACACAGGGCTATTAG
- a CDS encoding PucR family transcriptional regulator, whose product MGFDMSRILTLECFAGAEVLAGHRGLSREVHLVNVMEVPDISNWVTENELILTTAYPFKDDPSALGTLIEQLCRKNVSGLAIKLSRFIKCLPAPVLEIADRLDFPVISLPSNVQFDRVILEAFSHIIEEDYVEIKTSGDLSKRLQEIAVGGGTLEEVAQALAGWCGGEVVIKSPEGRVLAQSAGRSVKPGVPGSVSYEKQVTFDGRLYAVITLNLWRRTVSRADLELIDSAIPSIIMILFQISLRAHIQKREESLNDLLLGRMVLSPKNMEYISSLGVDLASPCTVCVLRAGRLQGESYDLLAHAVTQALEEAVGTRGVWPVITKMQGCMVHLYFSEQHGPAALAGLYQKLLAEISRMMPDIPLSVGIGRRAKKAGRINAGFLEAQKALDIGAQIFGRGGVYLYENLAVESLLSHLPLDEELVEFVEGELGALIAYDRRKKKQLLLTLEELLTGDSDTAIAKRMFLHPKTLAYRRSRIEQILGEELDGTSKRVRLLIALRLYRLNSLRWKGRLGEQES is encoded by the coding sequence ATGGGATTTGACATGAGCCGGATTTTGACGCTGGAATGCTTTGCGGGCGCAGAGGTGCTCGCTGGCCACCGCGGGCTGAGCCGGGAAGTACATCTTGTAAATGTGATGGAGGTACCGGACATCTCCAACTGGGTAACGGAAAATGAGCTGATCCTGACCACGGCTTATCCGTTTAAGGACGACCCTTCCGCGTTGGGCACACTGATCGAACAGCTTTGCCGGAAAAATGTCAGCGGCCTGGCAATCAAGCTCAGCCGTTTTATCAAGTGCCTGCCGGCGCCGGTCCTTGAAATTGCGGACCGTCTGGATTTTCCGGTTATCTCCCTGCCCTCAAACGTCCAGTTCGACCGTGTGATCCTCGAGGCGTTTTCGCATATCATCGAAGAGGACTATGTTGAAATCAAAACATCGGGAGACCTGTCAAAACGCCTGCAGGAGATTGCGGTGGGGGGCGGAACGCTTGAAGAGGTCGCCCAGGCGCTTGCCGGCTGGTGCGGCGGGGAAGTGGTGATCAAAAGCCCCGAAGGGAGGGTGCTCGCGCAGTCCGCGGGGCGATCGGTCAAACCGGGCGTGCCCGGCTCCGTCAGTTATGAAAAACAGGTGACCTTTGACGGCCGGCTCTATGCGGTGATCACCTTGAACCTTTGGCGCAGGACGGTCAGCCGCGCGGATCTTGAACTGATCGACTCGGCGATTCCGTCGATCATCATGATCCTTTTTCAGATTTCACTGCGGGCGCACATCCAGAAGCGGGAGGAATCACTCAATGACCTGCTCCTGGGCCGGATGGTTCTCTCCCCGAAAAACATGGAGTATATCAGTTCGCTCGGCGTCGACCTTGCCAGCCCGTGCACCGTCTGTGTCCTGCGCGCCGGACGGCTGCAGGGGGAATCCTACGACCTGCTTGCTCATGCAGTCACTCAGGCGCTTGAGGAGGCGGTGGGAACGCGGGGCGTGTGGCCGGTTATCACGAAAATGCAGGGCTGCATGGTGCATCTATATTTTTCGGAACAGCATGGCCCGGCGGCTCTGGCTGGCCTCTATCAAAAGCTCCTGGCCGAAATCAGCCGGATGATGCCGGACATTCCCCTGAGCGTTGGTATCGGGCGCCGCGCCAAAAAGGCGGGCCGGATCAATGCGGGTTTTCTGGAAGCGCAGAAAGCGCTGGATATCGGGGCGCAGATCTTCGGCCGCGGCGGGGTTTATCTCTATGAAAACCTGGCGGTGGAATCGCTGCTTTCGCATCTGCCGCTTGACGAGGAGCTGGTGGAGTTTGTAGAGGGGGAACTGGGCGCGCTGATCGCCTATGACCGGCGCAAGAAAAAACAACTCCTGCTGACGCTGGAGGAGCTGCTTACCGGGGACAGCGATACGGCCATCGCAAAGCGGATGTTCCTGCATCCCAAAACGCTTGCGTACCGCAGAAGCCGTATCGAACAGATCCTAGGGGAGGAGCTGGACGGGACGAGCAAGCGGGTTCGGCTGCTGATCGCGCTCAGGCTTTACCGGCTGAACAGCCTGCGCTGGAAAGGACGGCTTGGGGAACAGGAATCCTGA
- a CDS encoding uracil-xanthine permease family protein — protein sequence MVKTQSTIQLVYEPEEKPRSTKDAIIYSLQWIMIMFYPVVWGYSVVGKGLGMTGEEMGMYMVRVVFIIGISTLVQVCAGHKLSMVCGPNIIPSLAIVAAFSVGGKEYALQSFNAYIIAGIIVAILGATGLISKIGSVWTPLVSGAMIMMVGLTTSTTGVGLIASQNATAPFFIGILLALICGYLSLRGKGMIASIPVLITIVLGYVVFIAMGKFDWALVSSMPTFTLPQIFPYGLSMPPVDLIITMVIVNIFSAINLYGNVQGYTGIIGRKMEPKDERRYFTAFGLVEGVVASIFGVPSNTSYGENLGFVLLTRVASRFFLIVASIAFIVLSFFGNVGGLMAAMPEAVAGAVLLGVACTLIGIGADNWAKGPKFETREIFIVGFSVFLAFGLNFLPETFFATVPRLVGTLFKNPVIMVIILVVIMEQIIFREKAKA from the coding sequence ATGGTAAAAACCCAAAGCACAATCCAGCTTGTCTACGAGCCGGAGGAGAAGCCGCGCTCAACCAAGGACGCGATCATCTATTCGCTGCAGTGGATCATGATCATGTTCTACCCGGTCGTGTGGGGTTACTCGGTTGTAGGCAAGGGCCTCGGCATGACAGGGGAAGAGATGGGCATGTATATGGTGCGCGTCGTCTTCATCATCGGAATTTCCACCCTCGTCCAGGTTTGCGCAGGTCACAAGCTCTCGATGGTCTGCGGACCGAACATCATCCCGTCGCTTGCCATCGTTGCGGCTTTCTCGGTGGGCGGCAAAGAGTATGCGTTACAGTCTTTCAACGCCTATATCATCGCGGGTATCATCGTCGCCATTCTGGGGGCCACGGGGCTCATCAGCAAGATTGGCAGCGTCTGGACGCCGCTTGTGTCCGGCGCGATGATCATGATGGTGGGACTCACCACCAGCACCACCGGAGTCGGGCTGATCGCCAGCCAGAACGCGACCGCTCCCTTCTTCATCGGTATCCTGCTCGCGCTCATCTGCGGCTATCTGTCGCTGCGCGGCAAGGGGATGATCGCTTCGATCCCGGTGCTCATCACAATCGTGCTCGGCTATGTGGTGTTCATCGCAATGGGAAAATTCGACTGGGCGCTTGTCTCGTCGATGCCCACCTTTACCCTTCCGCAGATTTTCCCCTACGGCCTGAGCATGCCGCCGGTTGACCTCATCATCACGATGGTGATCGTCAACATCTTCTCGGCCATCAACCTCTATGGCAATGTGCAGGGTTATACGGGAATCATCGGCCGTAAAATGGAGCCCAAGGACGAGCGCCGCTATTTCACCGCCTTTGGGCTGGTGGAAGGGGTTGTGGCCTCGATCTTCGGGGTCCCTAGCAACACTTCCTACGGCGAAAACCTCGGCTTCGTGCTGCTGACCAGGGTGGCCTCCCGCTTTTTCCTGATCGTCGCGAGCATCGCATTCATCGTGCTCTCCTTCTTTGGAAATGTCGGCGGGCTGATGGCGGCAATGCCGGAAGCGGTCGCGGGCGCGGTGCTGCTGGGCGTCGCCTGCACCCTCATTGGCATCGGCGCGGACAACTGGGCCAAAGGTCCCAAGTTTGAGACGAGGGAAATTTTCATCGTCGGATTTTCGGTGTTCCTTGCGTTTGGGCTCAACTTTTTGCCCGAGACTTTCTTCGCAACCGTCCCGCGGCTGGTCGGCACCCTTTTCAAGAACCCGGTCATCATGGTCATCATCCTGGTGGTCATCATGGAGCAGATCATCTTCCGCGAGAAAGCAAAAGCCTGA
- a CDS encoding cysteine hydrolase family protein, translating to MAELRKYEPLYSVNRDKKLAKVQEAYERFKETKTFEFPQWLYGAPIGKLIKVEVEDCPNFGDTAYVEMDSARTAFIAVDMQTDFCGKKGYVDVMGYDLNNTARALEPIANALEAVRGTDIKVIHTREGHEPDLSDAPFNKVLRSKIIGEGVGIGDVPENGLGRLLVRGEPNWDLHEKVYPIPGEMIIDKAGKGAFGSSTIHMVLKNLGITHIVICGITTDVCVHTIMREANDYGYWCVLMKDGTGATDMGNHEAAIKSVKMQGGVFGNVTDSKRFIEAVKAAGLK from the coding sequence ATGGCAGAACTGAGAAAATACGAGCCCCTTTACAGCGTGAACCGCGACAAGAAACTGGCGAAGGTGCAGGAGGCGTATGAGCGCTTCAAAGAGACAAAAACCTTTGAGTTCCCGCAGTGGCTCTATGGCGCGCCGATCGGCAAGCTGATCAAGGTCGAGGTCGAGGACTGCCCGAATTTCGGAGACACGGCCTATGTCGAGATGGATTCGGCGCGTACCGCCTTCATCGCGGTTGATATGCAGACCGATTTCTGCGGCAAAAAAGGCTATGTGGATGTCATGGGGTACGACCTCAACAACACCGCGCGGGCCCTGGAGCCGATCGCCAACGCGCTCGAGGCGGTGCGCGGCACCGATATCAAGGTGATCCACACCCGCGAGGGCCATGAACCCGATCTTTCGGACGCCCCGTTCAACAAGGTCCTGCGCAGTAAGATCATCGGTGAAGGCGTTGGCATCGGCGACGTGCCGGAAAACGGCCTCGGACGGCTGCTGGTGCGCGGCGAGCCGAACTGGGACCTGCACGAAAAGGTTTACCCCATCCCGGGCGAAATGATCATCGACAAGGCCGGGAAGGGCGCCTTCGGTTCGAGCACCATCCACATGGTCCTCAAGAACCTGGGCATCACTCACATCGTCATCTGCGGCATCACCACCGACGTATGCGTACATACGATCATGCGCGAAGCGAACGATTACGGCTACTGGTGTGTCCTGATGAAAGACGGCACCGGCGCGACCGATATGGGCAACCATGAGGCGGCGATCAAATCGGTCAAGATGCAGGGCGGCGTATTTGGAAACGTGACCGATTCCAAACGTTTTATCGAAGCGGTCAAAGCGGCGGGTCTCAAGTAA
- a CDS encoding response regulator, with the protein MITTAKETVRRFCQSWFEQRDAEKTLTFLSEDVRFVGTGEDESAQGSTEMAAYLRQDIQEIPEPFHFELADIHEQRIAEHVCSLAAGLILKNTLYSWRLRAFFTLVQTKGGECLIKNLHFAEPSASQLESEHYPRSLVMENIARQRQELLNDSLAGGMMGGYIEPGFPFYFINRQMLAYLGYESEAEFISDIGGMISNCMAPEDREFVDVQVGRQLDEKGEYTVEYRMKKRDGSYIWVHDDGRRITAENGRPAIASVCIDITAQKQTREELLHIYNNIPGAVFRCKFDPDFSVVEANDGLFDFIGYSREEFAAMGNKMSTVIYPEDLLAMADKLKAQLMNGNTIHNESRLVCKDGTVKWLSIKGQLFTEQDGEQYFYCVFVDITDEKQLRERVQELYEKELSYFVELSSAEGCIQGRLNATQNRMESYLATADVAVAHSGDSYDDTIENLAASAVDPAYGEDIRRQLCRDKVLADYAAGKTEYHFDFLRRRNDRGAFFGSTNFRSYMNPETGDIILFFYTHDVTEQKIQRELLNRLAELDYDVITDINIPRDFHRTISMDRGRRDTVPRQGEFQKEIRKVAQRFMDETWQKEYLGKLDYAYMKKMLEEQNTYSFIVEMKDDHGERRIKRFQVFYINKELGRVCMARSDVTDVVRQEQKQREDLAAALVAAEQANAAKTDFLSRMSHEIRTPMNAIIGMSTIAAQSIGDDERIADCLSKIGISSRFLLSLINDILDMSRIESGKMLLKNEKIPVEEFLSGINAICYTQAAAKGVEYECIVDPVLDDYYIGDAMKLQQVLINILSNAIKFTSENGKVTFSVEQRRKTKNDAELRFIVNDTGSGMSEEFLPHIFEPFSQESTGATAVYGGTGLGLAISKNIVDMMDGNITVRSIKGIGSEFTINVKLGITEEEKLRHHLKKRDYHFSHLKTLVVDDDVTVCESAVATLKEMGIHAEWVDSGTKAVEQVKTLWENGRFYDMILIDWKMPEMDGIETARRIRRIVGPDVTIIIMTAYDWVSIEHEAKLAGVNLLMSKPMFKSSLISAFTKALDKKESQEKQPEITDYDFSGKRILLVEDNQINTEVAAMLLENKGFEVETAGNGLRALELFSKSTRGYYDAILMDIRMPLMDGLTAATNIRHLSNADADSIPIIAMTANAFDDDIEKSKAAGMNAHLAKPIEPGRLYQTLSDFIFGKES; encoded by the coding sequence ATGATCACGACAGCCAAGGAAACGGTTCGGCGGTTCTGTCAAAGCTGGTTTGAACAGCGCGACGCGGAAAAGACGCTGACATTTTTATCAGAAGACGTCAGGTTTGTGGGCACGGGTGAGGACGAGTCTGCCCAGGGAAGCACCGAAATGGCAGCATATCTCAGGCAGGACATTCAGGAGATACCCGAGCCTTTTCATTTTGAACTGGCTGATATCCATGAGCAGAGGATTGCGGAGCATGTATGCAGTCTGGCCGCGGGGCTGATCCTGAAAAATACGCTGTATTCCTGGCGGCTGCGGGCATTTTTCACCCTGGTTCAAACAAAAGGCGGCGAATGCCTGATCAAAAATCTTCATTTTGCGGAACCCAGCGCGAGCCAGCTTGAAAGCGAGCACTATCCGCGGTCGCTGGTGATGGAAAATATCGCCCGTCAGCGTCAGGAGCTGTTGAATGATTCTCTGGCCGGCGGGATGATGGGCGGTTACATAGAGCCGGGTTTCCCATTTTATTTTATCAACCGGCAGATGCTGGCATATCTGGGTTATGAGAGCGAAGCGGAATTTATCTCTGATATTGGCGGTATGATTTCCAACTGCATGGCGCCGGAGGACCGGGAATTTGTGGATGTGCAGGTAGGGCGCCAGCTGGACGAAAAGGGAGAATACACAGTAGAATACCGGATGAAAAAAAGGGACGGGTCCTATATCTGGGTTCACGATGATGGCAGACGGATCACAGCGGAGAACGGCAGGCCCGCCATTGCTTCGGTTTGCATTGACATCACGGCGCAAAAGCAGACGCGGGAAGAATTGCTGCATATCTATAACAACATTCCCGGGGCGGTTTTTCGCTGCAAATTTGATCCGGATTTCTCTGTCGTTGAGGCCAACGACGGCTTGTTTGACTTTATCGGGTACAGCCGGGAAGAATTTGCAGCCATGGGCAACAAAATGTCCACAGTGATCTATCCCGAGGACCTGCTGGCGATGGCGGATAAATTGAAGGCGCAGCTGATGAATGGGAATACCATCCATAATGAGAGCCGTCTGGTGTGCAAGGATGGGACGGTCAAATGGCTTTCCATCAAAGGCCAGCTGTTCACCGAGCAAGATGGGGAACAGTATTTTTATTGTGTTTTTGTGGATATCACCGATGAAAAGCAACTGCGGGAACGGGTCCAGGAACTGTATGAAAAGGAGCTTTCCTATTTTGTGGAGCTCTCTTCAGCGGAAGGCTGCATCCAGGGGCGGCTCAACGCCACACAGAACCGGATGGAAAGCTATCTGGCGACGGCGGATGTAGCGGTTGCGCATTCCGGAGATTCCTACGATGATACGATCGAAAACCTGGCGGCCTCCGCGGTGGACCCGGCTTATGGGGAGGATATCCGCAGGCAGCTTTGCAGGGATAAGGTGCTGGCGGATTACGCTGCGGGAAAAACAGAATACCATTTCGATTTTCTGCGCAGGCGCAATGACCGCGGGGCATTCTTTGGCAGCACAAACTTTCGCTCCTATATGAACCCGGAAACTGGGGACATCATCCTGTTTTTCTATACGCATGACGTGACCGAACAGAAAATTCAGAGAGAGCTCCTGAACCGGCTGGCGGAGCTGGATTACGACGTTATTACCGACATCAACATTCCCCGCGATTTTCACCGCACGATCTCGATGGACAGAGGCCGCAGGGACACCGTCCCCCGACAGGGCGAATTTCAGAAAGAGATCCGTAAGGTGGCCCAGCGGTTTATGGACGAAACCTGGCAGAAAGAATATCTCGGCAAGCTGGACTATGCCTATATGAAAAAGATGCTGGAGGAGCAAAACACCTACTCCTTCATTGTGGAGATGAAGGATGATCACGGTGAGCGGCGGATCAAGCGGTTCCAGGTATTCTATATTAATAAGGAACTGGGGCGGGTCTGCATGGCGCGCTCCGATGTTACGGATGTGGTCCGGCAAGAGCAGAAACAGAGGGAAGATTTGGCGGCGGCCCTGGTTGCGGCGGAACAGGCCAACGCGGCCAAAACCGATTTCTTGTCCCGGATGTCCCATGAAATCCGCACGCCGATGAATGCGATCATTGGGATGAGCACAATTGCGGCCCAGTCGATCGGGGATGACGAGCGGATCGCTGACTGCCTGTCCAAGATCGGCATTTCATCCAGATTCCTGCTGTCCCTGATCAACGACATTTTGGACATGAGCCGGATCGAAAGCGGCAAGATGCTCTTAAAAAATGAGAAGATCCCCGTAGAGGAATTCCTGAGCGGGATCAATGCCATCTGTTATACCCAGGCGGCGGCCAAGGGTGTGGAATATGAATGTATTGTGGACCCGGTTCTGGACGATTACTACATTGGAGACGCCATGAAACTGCAGCAGGTGTTGATCAACATCCTGTCGAACGCCATCAAGTTCACCAGCGAGAACGGGAAGGTCACATTTTCCGTTGAACAGCGCAGGAAAACCAAAAATGACGCTGAGCTGCGCTTTATTGTGAACGATACCGGCTCTGGAATGAGCGAGGAATTCCTCCCGCATATCTTTGAGCCGTTTTCCCAGGAATCCACTGGCGCCACCGCCGTGTATGGCGGTACCGGGCTGGGCCTTGCCATTTCCAAGAACATTGTGGATATGATGGACGGGAACATCACAGTGCGCTCGATCAAGGGGATTGGTTCCGAATTCACTATAAATGTGAAGCTCGGCATCACCGAGGAGGAAAAACTCCGACACCATCTGAAAAAGCGGGATTATCATTTCTCTCACTTGAAAACACTGGTTGTGGACGACGATGTGACCGTCTGCGAGAGCGCGGTCGCCACGCTCAAGGAGATGGGAATCCATGCCGAATGGGTGGACAGCGGAACAAAAGCCGTCGAACAGGTGAAAACCCTTTGGGAGAACGGCAGATTTTATGATATGATCCTGATCGACTGGAAGATGCCAGAGATGGACGGCATCGAAACCGCGCGGCGTATCCGCCGGATTGTCGGGCCGGATGTCACAATCATCATCATGACCGCCTACGACTGGGTCTCCATCGAGCATGAAGCGAAGCTGGCGGGCGTTAACCTGCTGATGAGCAAGCCGATGTTCAAATCCTCGTTGATTTCTGCGTTTACCAAGGCTCTGGATAAAAAGGAGAGCCAGGAAAAACAGCCCGAGATCACCGACTATGATTTTTCCGGAAAACGGATTCTGCTGGTGGAGGACAACCAGATCAATACCGAAGTGGCCGCAATGCTGCTGGAAAACAAGGGGTTTGAGGTTGAAACGGCAGGAAATGGGCTGCGGGCGCTGGAACTGTT
- a CDS encoding 5-oxoprolinase/urea amidolyase family protein, with protein sequence MIEIIDGGLGLTVQDYPGRIGYWNIGIPPSGPMDPFAFRLANRLAGNEDGDAGLEITGMGPTLLFHDPAVIVLGGAKFAATMDQEELPWWTPVEVPKGARIKIGRVIGGGFRAYLAIRGGIDVPEYLGSRSTFAYGKFGGFEGRPLKKGDMLEIFTGKPVKSRKNAFNVSCMPQYTSRWEIGALPGPHGCPDFFTEESADLFFSSDYHVNYNANRLGIRLEGPKPVFARADGGEGGRHPSNMHDYTYAIGTVNFSGDTPIIIGVDGPSLGGFISFCTVPTAELWKVGQVKPGDVIHFRKMTLGEAIELQREMETILSLV encoded by the coding sequence ATGATTGAGATTATTGACGGCGGCCTTGGCCTGACTGTTCAGGATTACCCGGGACGGATCGGTTATTGGAATATCGGGATCCCACCCTCCGGGCCGATGGACCCGTTTGCGTTTCGGCTTGCGAACCGTCTCGCGGGAAATGAGGACGGGGATGCCGGGCTGGAAATCACCGGCATGGGACCGACCCTTTTGTTTCACGACCCGGCGGTGATCGTGCTGGGCGGCGCGAAATTTGCCGCGACGATGGATCAGGAGGAGCTTCCCTGGTGGACGCCGGTCGAGGTGCCCAAAGGTGCGCGGATCAAGATCGGCCGGGTGATTGGCGGAGGGTTCCGCGCGTATCTGGCAATCCGCGGCGGGATCGACGTGCCGGAATACCTCGGCAGCCGCTCGACCTTTGCATATGGAAAATTCGGCGGCTTTGAAGGCCGGCCGTTGAAAAAGGGCGATATGCTGGAGATTTTTACCGGAAAGCCGGTGAAATCGCGCAAAAATGCCTTCAACGTCTCCTGCATGCCCCAATATACCAGCCGGTGGGAGATCGGCGCGCTGCCCGGGCCGCATGGCTGTCCGGATTTCTTCACCGAAGAAAGCGCGGACCTGTTCTTCTCATCGGATTACCATGTGAATTACAACGCCAACCGCCTGGGAATCCGCCTGGAAGGCCCGAAACCGGTTTTCGCGCGCGCCGACGGCGGGGAAGGCGGCCGGCATCCTTCGAATATGCACGATTATACCTATGCGATTGGGACGGTCAATTTTTCCGGCGACACCCCGATCATCATCGGTGTGGACGGGCCGAGCCTCGGCGGTTTCATCTCGTTTTGCACCGTGCCGACCGCCGAACTGTGGAAGGTCGGGCAGGTCAAGCCCGGGGATGTCATCCATTTTCGCAAGATGACCCTAGGGGAAGCGATCGAACTGCAGCGTGAGATGGAAACCATCCTCTCGCTTGTCTGA
- a CDS encoding biotin/lipoyl-containing protein has translation MKHLKITYNGFTYEVDVEETGAVSSISPACAAPIPAAPAPVPAPPPVPQGGNVVEAPMSGRIAKILVQVGDTVRADDPVVILEAMKLENEIYADYDGVVREIRVKQNQVVNTEDVIAVIG, from the coding sequence ATGAAGCATCTGAAAATTACCTATAACGGCTTCACCTATGAGGTGGATGTGGAGGAGACCGGCGCGGTCAGCTCGATTTCACCCGCTTGCGCGGCGCCAATCCCGGCGGCTCCCGCGCCTGTACCGGCCCCGCCGCCCGTCCCGCAGGGCGGAAACGTCGTCGAAGCGCCGATGTCCGGGCGGATTGCAAAAATCCTGGTGCAGGTGGGCGATACGGTTCGCGCGGACGACCCGGTCGTCATTCTGGAGGCCATGAAGCTGGAGAATGAAATTTATGCCGATTATGACGGCGTGGTGCGGGAAATCCGGGTAAAACAGAACCAGGTGGTAAATACCGAAGATGTGATCGCAGTGATTGGCTGA